Proteins from a single region of Chryseobacterium sp. W4I1:
- a CDS encoding cytochrome C, whose translation MKKVILSMIAGAAFMVSCGPKSVAVTGPKYTTAEKLTQGKTVFENSCSRCHKLPDPAKHDDQGWIKTLSRMAPKAKLSDEQHQMVYDYLISVNKK comes from the coding sequence ATGAAAAAAGTAATTTTAAGTATGATCGCAGGTGCTGCATTCATGGTTTCATGCGGACCGAAGAGTGTGGCTGTAACAGGACCAAAATATACAACAGCTGAAAAACTAACTCAAGGTAAAACTGTTTTTGAAAACTCATGTTCAAGATGCCACAAGCTTCCAGATCCAGCAAAGCATGACGACCAGGGATGGATTAAAACTTTAAGCAGAATGGCTCCGAAAGCTAAACTAAGTGATGAACAGCATCAGATGGTGTATGATTATCTGATCTCTGTGAATAAGAAGTAG
- a CDS encoding ABC transporter permease encodes MLKKFFTAVGEYIILLGKSLQKPQKMRVFWKLFMREINDLGVNSFGLVIFTSIFVGAVVAIQMFNNFDSSSFPIPPSFVGYATKAVLVLEFSPTIISLILAGKVGSYIASSIGTMRVSEQIDALDIMGVNSPNFLILPKIIACVIFNPILIAISIVFGIGGGYLAGILTGNWTENDYIVGIQMYMPNLFVYYAFVKTTVFAFIIATVPAYFGYNVKGGSLEVGRASTQAVVWTMVFIIISELILTQLILS; translated from the coding sequence ATGTTAAAAAAGTTTTTCACAGCAGTAGGAGAATACATTATCCTTCTAGGTAAATCCTTGCAAAAGCCCCAGAAAATGAGGGTTTTTTGGAAGCTGTTCATGAGAGAAATCAATGATCTTGGCGTCAATTCTTTTGGGCTTGTGATCTTCACTTCTATATTTGTGGGGGCGGTAGTCGCTATCCAGATGTTCAATAATTTTGATTCTTCCTCTTTTCCGATCCCGCCATCATTTGTGGGATATGCTACCAAGGCCGTTTTGGTTCTGGAATTTTCACCCACCATTATCAGTCTTATTCTAGCCGGTAAAGTAGGATCATATATTGCATCAAGTATTGGAACCATGCGAGTTTCCGAACAGATTGACGCATTAGATATCATGGGGGTTAATTCTCCCAATTTCCTTATACTTCCAAAAATTATCGCCTGTGTGATTTTCAATCCTATTCTTATTGCCATCAGTATTGTTTTCGGTATTGGCGGAGGGTATCTGGCCGGTATCCTGACGGGAAACTGGACTGAAAATGATTATATTGTAGGAATCCAGATGTATATGCCCAATCTATTTGTGTACTATGCATTCGTAAAAACTACGGTATTTGCCTTTATTATTGCCACAGTTCCTGCCTATTTCGGATATAATGTGAAAGGAGGATCGCTGGAAGTGGGTAGAGCGAGTACGCAGGCTGTAGTATGGACGATGGTATTTATTATCATTTCGGAATTAATTTTAACCCAATTAATATTAAGCTAA
- a CDS encoding ABC transporter ATP-binding protein gives MIEVKDLKKSFDDVEVLKGISTTFDKGKVNLIIGQSGSGKTVFLKSLLNVYPPSSGEILFDGKDINIMNREEKQHLRAEIGTLFQGSALFDSLTVEENIMFPLDMFTNLTFREKKRRVFEVIGRVHLDKANRKFPSEISGGMQKRVAIARAIVNHPKYLFCDEPNSGLDPYTSNVIDDLLLEITKEYNTTTIINTHDMNSVMTIGEKIVYLRLGIKEWEGNKDGLITAGNKNLIDFVYSSELFKELREYLLENNKTIENTIHKIDDNEKGT, from the coding sequence ATGATTGAGGTAAAGGATCTTAAGAAAAGTTTTGATGATGTTGAAGTACTTAAGGGAATTTCAACAACGTTCGATAAAGGAAAAGTAAACTTAATTATCGGACAGAGTGGTTCTGGAAAAACAGTTTTTCTTAAAAGCTTATTGAATGTTTATCCGCCTTCTTCAGGAGAAATTCTTTTTGACGGAAAGGATATCAATATAATGAACAGAGAAGAGAAACAGCATTTACGGGCTGAAATAGGAACTTTATTTCAGGGAAGTGCTTTGTTTGACTCTTTAACGGTGGAAGAAAATATTATGTTTCCACTGGATATGTTTACCAACCTGACTTTTAGAGAGAAAAAAAGAAGGGTTTTTGAGGTAATCGGAAGAGTGCATCTGGATAAGGCTAACAGAAAATTTCCTTCTGAGATTTCCGGAGGGATGCAGAAGCGTGTAGCCATCGCAAGAGCCATTGTAAACCACCCCAAATATTTGTTTTGTGACGAGCCCAATTCCGGGCTTGATCCCTATACTTCAAATGTTATTGATGATCTCCTTCTTGAGATTACCAAAGAATATAATACAACGACTATCATTAATACCCATGATATGAACTCTGTGATGACCATTGGTGAGAAGATTGTATACCTGAGATTAGGAATCAAAGAGTGGGAAGGTAATAAAGACGGACTCATCACTGCAGGCAATAAAAATCTTATTGACTTCGTTTATTCTTCAGAACTCTTTAAAGAACTGAGAGAATATTTACTTGAAAATAATAAAACGATTGAAAATACAATCCATAAAATAGATGATAATGAAAAAGGTACTTAG
- a CDS encoding enolase C-terminal domain-like protein → MELHFELKTLQLKETFSIAYGNYDRREAMLIELSYLNCKGFGECVAIDYYQIDLQRFMIKLKQIRPLLQKQKITHPTEFFRFLSDLDLHPFLISALDCAYWDLFGKLENKSFIELNDIHSEYLAESSITISIGSIDEQIRKIEKSGWNRFKVKCKGLHKDSIEKLLHLKRNIALDSNASFTDNDCLWLQENKDIHYFSYLEQPRPAGDYKILRKESFANWMADEDCQNLESLEKLLPYYKSVNIKLMKCGGLTPALEMIRKAKILGYKIMIGCMTESTVGISAACELAGLVDFADLDGANLISNDYATGNFVENGKVILSGNPGLGINLK, encoded by the coding sequence ATGGAACTGCACTTTGAACTAAAAACACTTCAATTAAAAGAAACCTTCTCCATCGCTTATGGGAATTATGATAGAAGGGAGGCTATGTTAATAGAATTATCTTATCTGAACTGTAAAGGTTTTGGTGAATGTGTTGCTATAGACTATTATCAGATCGATCTGCAGCGTTTTATGATTAAATTAAAACAAATCCGACCGTTACTTCAAAAGCAGAAAATAACTCATCCGACAGAATTTTTCCGCTTCCTTTCAGATTTGGATCTGCATCCGTTTCTTATTTCTGCTTTAGACTGTGCTTATTGGGATCTGTTTGGAAAGCTGGAAAATAAAAGCTTTATCGAGTTAAATGACATTCATTCTGAGTATCTGGCAGAAAGCTCCATAACTATTTCCATAGGAAGTATTGATGAACAAATAAGGAAAATAGAGAAAAGCGGCTGGAACAGGTTCAAAGTAAAATGTAAAGGACTGCATAAAGATAGCATTGAAAAACTTTTGCATTTAAAGCGGAATATCGCCCTGGATTCCAACGCGAGCTTTACGGATAATGACTGTCTGTGGTTGCAGGAAAATAAAGACATTCACTACTTTTCCTATCTGGAACAGCCAAGACCGGCTGGAGACTACAAAATACTCCGTAAAGAAAGTTTTGCCAATTGGATGGCGGATGAAGATTGCCAGAACCTGGAGTCACTTGAAAAACTTTTGCCTTATTATAAAAGCGTCAATATCAAACTGATGAAGTGTGGTGGCCTTACTCCGGCTTTGGAAATGATCAGGAAAGCAAAAATATTAGGTTATAAAATCATGATCGGCTGCATGACAGAATCTACTGTTGGAATCTCTGCAGCCTGTGAACTGGCAGGACTTGTTGATTTTGCGGACCTGGACGGAGCCAACCTCATCTCCAATGATTATGCCACCGGAAATTTCGTAGAAAACGGCAAAGTGATCCTGTCCGGAAATCCCGGCTTAGGAATAAATTTAAAATGA
- a CDS encoding 7-carboxy-7-deazaguanine synthase QueE, with amino-acid sequence MNKEEDILLKEGKMLPVMEHFYTLQGEGAHTGKASYFIRLGGCDVGCHWCDVKESWDPTLHPLMNAEEIAETAAKHSKTIVLTGGEPLMWNLDILTGKLKELGCTIHIETSGAYPLSGHIDWITLSPKKTGLPKEEIYEKASELKVIIFNQHDFTFAQEQAAKVSQNCKLYMQSEWSKRDEMYPKITDFILAHPEWQASVQTHKYLNIP; translated from the coding sequence ATGAACAAAGAAGAAGATATTTTATTAAAAGAAGGTAAAATGCTCCCTGTAATGGAGCATTTTTACACTCTTCAGGGAGAAGGAGCACACACTGGAAAAGCGTCTTATTTTATCAGATTAGGAGGTTGCGACGTGGGGTGTCATTGGTGTGATGTAAAAGAAAGCTGGGATCCCACTTTACATCCATTGATGAATGCTGAGGAAATAGCTGAAACAGCTGCAAAACACAGTAAAACAATTGTTCTTACAGGCGGAGAGCCGCTTATGTGGAACCTTGATATCCTGACAGGCAAATTAAAGGAACTCGGATGTACCATCCATATTGAAACTTCGGGGGCTTATCCTTTGAGTGGGCATATTGACTGGATCACCCTTTCGCCGAAGAAGACAGGACTGCCGAAAGAAGAGATTTACGAGAAGGCAAGCGAACTTAAAGTGATTATTTTCAATCAGCACGATTTTACATTTGCACAGGAACAAGCAGCAAAGGTTTCCCAAAACTGTAAGCTGTATATGCAAAGCGAATGGAGCAAGCGGGATGAAATGTATCCAAAAATCACTGATTTTATTTTAGCCCATCCGGAATGGCAGGCTTCGGTTCAGACCCATAAATACCTGAATATTCCGTAA
- a CDS encoding cytochrome C has product MKKISAAALFTFILLASCTPKVSTAGPIGPAVSTAEQMAQGKTIFENACGRCHKLPDPTSHTSVQWVGIMNSMAPKAKLTDEQHQWVYDYIVSVKK; this is encoded by the coding sequence ATGAAAAAAATATCTGCTGCTGCATTATTTACCTTTATTTTACTGGCTTCCTGTACTCCAAAGGTTTCTACAGCCGGTCCCATAGGCCCTGCCGTTTCTACTGCAGAACAAATGGCACAGGGAAAAACGATCTTTGAAAATGCATGCGGAAGATGTCATAAACTACCGGATCCTACATCTCATACTTCTGTACAGTGGGTGGGAATTATGAATTCGATGGCTCCCAAAGCGAAGCTTACGGACGAACAGCATCAATGGGTTTATGACTATATTGTTTCTGTTAAAAAATAA
- a CDS encoding M48 family metallopeptidase, with protein MKFTHLLGIGAVALSTAACTTNPITGRSSLQIANNSEILTMSSQEYKTTLSKSKIISGTADAKRVVSVGSRIKSAAERYYQSIGRSADLANYNWEFNLIQSSELNAWCMPGGKVAVYTGILPVTKNDNGLAVVLGHEVSHALAGHGNERISQAMVAQYGGSILGGTISNSQWASIFQQVYPIGSQVALLKYGRSQESEADEMGLYLMSMAGYDPREAIPFWNRMESAASGARQPEFLSTHPNPETRISDINKDLPKALEYYKAAGGKI; from the coding sequence ATGAAATTTACACATCTATTAGGAATAGGAGCAGTTGCTTTGTCAACCGCAGCTTGTACCACCAATCCAATTACAGGCAGATCTTCATTACAGATTGCAAATAATTCGGAAATACTGACTATGTCTTCTCAGGAATATAAGACGACATTGTCTAAATCTAAAATTATCTCAGGAACTGCAGATGCCAAAAGAGTAGTGAGTGTAGGAAGCAGAATAAAAAGTGCAGCCGAGAGATATTATCAAAGCATCGGAAGATCTGCAGATCTTGCGAACTACAACTGGGAATTTAATCTGATTCAGAGCAGTGAACTGAATGCATGGTGTATGCCTGGGGGAAAAGTTGCTGTATATACAGGGATTCTTCCGGTTACAAAAAATGACAATGGCCTTGCTGTTGTTTTGGGACATGAAGTTTCACACGCTTTAGCAGGACATGGTAACGAAAGAATTTCTCAGGCCATGGTAGCGCAGTATGGCGGCTCTATTTTAGGAGGAACAATTTCCAATTCACAATGGGCTAGTATTTTCCAACAAGTATACCCTATTGGGTCTCAGGTAGCATTATTGAAATACGGCAGAAGCCAGGAGTCTGAAGCCGATGAAATGGGACTGTATCTGATGTCTATGGCAGGATATGATCCAAGAGAAGCCATTCCTTTCTGGAACAGGATGGAATCTGCTGCTTCAGGAGCAAGACAACCGGAGTTCCTTTCTACCCACCCAAATCCGGAAACCAGAATTTCAGATATTAATAAAGACCTACCAAAAGCTCTGGAATATTATAAAGCTGCAGGTGGAAAAATATAA
- a CDS encoding exopolysaccharide biosynthesis polyprenyl glycosylphosphotransferase, with protein sequence MVIASIFIFFFISRNESLRYHEETWYQNIFSLILLFLFWMLLSGRTKIYNIQRNLTYTLFLERLLIHFLFFILGVLLIGKVSKNVFFNSDIYWLSFYLFFFIFLAKSIIYFTIKYFRSLGINYRNVMFLGETSSTDILKNIFENRKDYGYKIFDYESSDISPDQLVGFWKKNGIHTLFLSTENSFSEGVETEIFKLAEDNKVHVSLIPSITQSDFFLYDLGYIQTQPILSQAKYPLDFYSNFLVKRVFDFIFSIFILITICSWLFPIIAVLIKATSKGPVFFIQKRYGFHEEVFSCLKFRTMVVNDQSATKTTEENDSRITKVGKFLRKTSLDELPQFINVLKGEMSIVGPRPHMLSVDNYYKPKIGRYSLRSMVSPGITGLAQVSGLRGDYGDVEVEMKKRILADTFYVRNWSFVLDLVIILKTVLLVITGDKNAK encoded by the coding sequence ATGGTTATAGCATCTATCTTTATATTCTTTTTTATAAGCAGAAATGAGAGCTTGAGATATCATGAAGAAACCTGGTATCAGAATATATTTTCCCTGATATTGCTGTTTTTGTTCTGGATGCTGCTGAGTGGCAGAACAAAAATCTACAATATTCAGAGGAATCTTACCTATACTTTATTTCTGGAGCGTCTTTTAATTCATTTTCTGTTTTTCATACTGGGTGTTCTGCTGATTGGAAAAGTAAGTAAAAACGTATTCTTCAATTCTGACATTTACTGGCTCTCGTTTTATCTTTTTTTCTTTATTTTCCTGGCAAAATCGATAATTTATTTTACGATAAAATATTTCCGGTCACTCGGGATCAATTACAGGAATGTAATGTTTCTTGGAGAAACGAGCTCTACCGATATTTTGAAGAATATTTTTGAAAACAGAAAAGATTACGGATATAAAATATTTGACTACGAAAGCTCTGATATCAGCCCCGATCAATTGGTAGGTTTCTGGAAAAAAAACGGTATCCATACCTTATTTTTATCTACCGAAAATAGCTTCAGTGAAGGCGTAGAAACCGAGATCTTTAAGCTGGCCGAAGATAATAAGGTTCACGTCTCATTGATTCCAAGTATCACACAAAGTGATTTTTTTCTGTACGATTTAGGCTATATCCAGACACAGCCGATTCTCAGCCAGGCCAAATATCCTTTGGATTTTTATTCTAATTTTCTGGTGAAAAGGGTTTTCGATTTTATTTTTTCTATTTTTATATTGATTACGATCTGTTCATGGCTATTCCCGATCATTGCAGTTTTAATAAAAGCAACTTCTAAGGGGCCTGTTTTTTTTATTCAAAAGAGATACGGCTTTCATGAAGAAGTCTTTTCCTGTCTGAAATTCAGGACCATGGTTGTGAATGATCAATCTGCCACGAAAACAACAGAAGAAAATGATTCGAGAATTACAAAAGTCGGAAAATTCCTGAGAAAGACAAGTCTTGATGAGCTTCCCCAGTTTATTAATGTTCTGAAAGGAGAAATGTCTATCGTAGGACCTCGCCCACATATGCTTTCGGTTGATAATTATTATAAGCCAAAGATCGGAAGATACAGCCTGAGAAGTATGGTGTCTCCTGGTATTACTGGTCTTGCGCAGGTAAGTGGATTACGTGGAGATTACGGAGATGTAGAAGTTGAAATGAAAAAAAGGATCTTAGCAGATACATTCTATGTAAGAAACTGGAGTTTTGTGTTAGATCTGGTAATTATTTTAAAGACCGTTTTATTAGTGATCACTGGCGATAAAAACGCAAAATAA
- a CDS encoding outer membrane beta-barrel protein — MKKVLSIALIGFSMFASAQISLAGKANLIFPTGSPSWKNIKGTVNDAIEGTGKNNVGFNAGLSLKVGLPGSLYVMPELYYTHFKNEFTTENTTFDVKSNRLDMPVLLGYNLLGNMLGVFVGPVASYNLSKDNTYNDFKENVKNNFTVGYQFGAQLEIKKLIINARYEGSFSKDERNFINKVSGSEIRYDNRPNLFLVGLGYKFK, encoded by the coding sequence ATGAAAAAGGTACTTAGTATAGCATTAATCGGGTTTTCAATGTTTGCATCTGCACAGATTTCACTGGCAGGTAAGGCAAACTTAATATTTCCAACAGGTTCTCCTTCCTGGAAAAACATTAAAGGAACGGTAAATGACGCTATTGAGGGAACAGGAAAAAACAATGTAGGTTTCAATGCCGGGCTTTCATTAAAGGTTGGACTACCAGGTTCACTGTATGTAATGCCGGAATTATACTATACTCATTTCAAAAATGAGTTTACCACAGAAAATACTACTTTTGATGTGAAAAGCAACCGCCTTGATATGCCGGTTCTTTTAGGATATAACCTTCTTGGAAATATGCTTGGCGTTTTTGTTGGTCCTGTAGCCAGCTATAATCTTAGCAAAGACAATACATACAACGATTTCAAAGAAAACGTTAAAAACAATTTCACCGTCGGATACCAGTTTGGTGCTCAGCTTGAAATTAAAAAGCTGATCATCAATGCACGTTATGAAGGTTCATTCAGTAAAGACGAAAGGAACTTCATCAATAAAGTTTCGGGATCGGAGATCAGATATGATAACAGACCTAATCTTTTCCTAGTAGGTTTGGGCTATAAGTTTAAATAA
- the meaB gene encoding methylmalonyl Co-A mutase-associated GTPase MeaB yields MKFSTEELIEGIRSGNKRLIAKAITLVESKKAEHRAQAEELLKKIMPFTGNSVRVGITGVPGAGKSTFIENFGRLVIANGKKVAVLAIDPSSSINKGSILGDKTRMEELAKEENAFIRPSPSSGFLGGVANTTFETMMICEAAGYDYILIETVGVGQSEVLVADITDVFLFLKIIGGGDELQGIKRGIMEMVDLIFINKVEKDNLQKAKNTRLELKRALDFIPPKEKGWKIPVLLGSALYNEGLDEVFSKIDEFISLKKKTGRFQEVRIQQGEKRFEYWVQEYILSMMKKSSSVEEAYIQHKKNASEMVSNPSTEAKLFVEKFLSKGSD; encoded by the coding sequence ATGAAATTTTCTACAGAAGAACTAATCGAAGGAATACGGTCAGGCAACAAACGCCTGATCGCAAAAGCTATTACATTAGTTGAAAGTAAAAAAGCTGAGCACAGGGCTCAGGCAGAAGAACTTCTGAAGAAAATAATGCCTTTTACAGGAAACTCAGTCAGGGTAGGGATCACCGGAGTTCCCGGTGCTGGAAAATCTACTTTTATTGAAAACTTCGGAAGGCTGGTTATTGCCAATGGTAAAAAGGTAGCAGTTCTCGCTATTGATCCCAGTTCTTCCATCAATAAAGGAAGTATTTTAGGTGATAAAACAAGAATGGAAGAGCTTGCCAAAGAAGAAAATGCGTTCATACGTCCTTCTCCCAGTTCAGGATTTCTTGGTGGTGTTGCCAATACCACTTTTGAAACCATGATGATTTGTGAAGCTGCCGGATATGATTATATTCTGATCGAAACCGTTGGAGTAGGGCAGTCTGAGGTGCTGGTAGCTGACATCACCGATGTATTCCTATTTCTGAAGATTATTGGTGGCGGAGATGAACTGCAGGGAATTAAGCGTGGAATTATGGAAATGGTGGATCTTATCTTCATTAATAAAGTAGAAAAAGACAATCTGCAGAAAGCAAAAAATACCAGACTGGAACTAAAACGGGCATTGGATTTTATTCCACCCAAAGAAAAGGGCTGGAAAATACCTGTACTCCTGGGATCTGCTCTTTACAATGAAGGTCTGGATGAGGTTTTTAGTAAAATTGATGAATTCATCAGCTTAAAAAAGAAAACCGGGCGTTTTCAGGAAGTACGTATCCAGCAGGGAGAAAAGCGTTTTGAATATTGGGTGCAGGAGTACATCCTGTCTATGATGAAAAAAAGCAGTTCAGTAGAAGAAGCTTATATTCAGCACAAAAAAAATGCTTCGGAAATGGTTTCTAATCCCAGTACTGAAGCAAAATTATTTGTTGAAAAATTTTTATCTAAAGGTTCAGATTAA
- a CDS encoding bifunctional 5,10-methylenetetrahydrofolate dehydrogenase/5,10-methenyltetrahydrofolate cyclohydrolase — protein sequence MAEILDGLKVSKEIKAEIKVEVEKILESKKRAPHLVAILVGNNGASKAYVNSKVKDCEEVGFQSSLIKFPSTVSESELLEKIDELNKSKAVDGFIVQLPLPDQIDQEKIILAIDPRKDVDGFHPENFGKMALEMDTFLPATPFGILTLLERYNIETKGKDCVIIGRSKIVGRPMSILMGRKDFPGNSTVTLTHSYTKDIEEYTRKADIVITALGDPHFLKGDMIKDGAVIVDVGITRVDDDSAKGYYLAGDVDFDSCAAKASWITPVPGGVGPMTRAMLMKNTIIAYKTSVYND from the coding sequence ATGGCAGAAATTCTTGACGGACTTAAAGTATCCAAAGAAATAAAGGCAGAGATCAAGGTTGAAGTGGAAAAGATCCTTGAAAGCAAGAAAAGAGCGCCGCATTTGGTGGCAATTCTTGTAGGAAACAATGGAGCCAGTAAAGCGTATGTAAACAGTAAAGTGAAAGACTGTGAAGAAGTAGGCTTTCAATCCAGCTTAATCAAATTTCCAAGCACTGTTTCTGAATCTGAATTATTGGAAAAGATTGATGAGCTTAATAAATCCAAAGCGGTGGATGGTTTCATTGTACAGCTTCCATTACCTGATCAGATCGACCAGGAAAAAATTATTCTGGCTATTGATCCAAGAAAAGATGTAGATGGCTTCCATCCTGAAAATTTCGGAAAAATGGCTTTGGAAATGGACACTTTCCTTCCTGCCACTCCTTTCGGAATTTTAACATTACTGGAAAGATACAATATTGAAACCAAAGGAAAAGACTGCGTTATCATTGGAAGAAGCAAGATTGTAGGGAGACCTATGAGCATCCTGATGGGAAGAAAAGACTTCCCGGGGAATTCTACCGTGACTTTGACGCATTCTTACACTAAAGACATTGAAGAATATACTAGAAAAGCAGACATCGTTATTACAGCTTTAGGTGATCCCCACTTCTTAAAAGGAGATATGATCAAAGACGGCGCAGTAATCGTAGATGTAGGTATCACAAGAGTAGATGATGATTCTGCAAAAGGATATTACCTTGCCGGTGATGTGGATTTTGACAGCTGTGCAGCCAAAGCAAGCTGGATCACACCAGTACCCGGAGGAGTAGGCCCTATGACCAGAGCCATGCTGATGAAGAATACCATCATCGCTTACAAAACCTCGGTCTATAACGACTAA
- a CDS encoding DUF4251 domain-containing protein has protein sequence MKKYISLIFIFGFLFFFQSCSSQASLDSKTVDALVDSQEFTFYAQRANPTNYDVINVMNSIPNSTSTRILDLNGDYTIAIDKNNLEVVLPYFGRIFTSTFGDRDKNSYRFTSKDFTFNKSQNKKGNWTVKIKPNDVTNVDEIIIEVFKNGKAFVSMRSNDRQPITYDGYVSKNEEKPKEKEKL, from the coding sequence ATGAAAAAGTATATTTCACTTATATTTATTTTTGGATTTCTTTTTTTCTTTCAGAGCTGCTCTTCACAAGCCTCATTAGATTCCAAAACAGTAGATGCATTGGTAGATTCTCAGGAATTTACATTTTATGCACAGCGCGCCAATCCTACTAATTATGATGTAATTAATGTCATGAACTCAATACCGAATTCTACATCAACCAGGATTTTGGATCTTAATGGTGATTATACAATTGCAATCGATAAAAACAATCTTGAGGTGGTACTTCCTTATTTCGGAAGAATATTCACTTCTACTTTCGGAGATAGAGATAAAAATAGCTACAGATTCACTTCAAAAGATTTCACTTTTAATAAATCACAGAATAAAAAGGGAAACTGGACGGTAAAAATTAAGCCTAATGACGTAACAAACGTTGATGAGATTATTATAGAAGTTTTTAAAAATGGTAAAGCATTTGTTTCTATGAGAAGTAATGACAGACAGCCGATCACCTATGACGGTTATGTTTCAAAGAATGAAGAAAAGCCGAAAGAGAAAGAAAAACTTTAA